From the Paludibacterium paludis genome, one window contains:
- a CDS encoding P-II family nitrogen regulator codes for MKKIEAIIKPFKLDEVREALSDIGINGLTVTEVKGFGRQKGHTELYRGAEYVVDFLPKVKVEVVLDDSLTDRAIEAIVNTARTGKIGDGKIFVTPVEQVVRIRTGETNEDAV; via the coding sequence ATGAAGAAAATTGAAGCGATCATCAAGCCCTTCAAACTCGATGAAGTTCGCGAAGCGTTGTCCGACATCGGCATCAACGGATTGACGGTGACCGAGGTCAAAGGATTCGGCAGGCAAAAAGGCCACACGGAGCTTTACCGCGGCGCCGAATACGTGGTGGATTTCCTGCCCAAGGTCAAGGTGGAGGTGGTGCTGGACGACTCGCTGACCGACCGCGCCATCGAAGCCATCGTCAACACCGCCCGCACCGGCAAGATCGGCGACGGGAAGATTTTCGTGACGCCGGTCGAGCAGGTGGTGCGCATCCGCACCGGGGAGACCAACGAAGACGCGGTCTGA